GACACCGTGCTGAGACCCTCCGAAGTTGGCATTCAATACACGCATGCCGCCAATGAGCACCGTCATCTCAGGGGCGGTCAGCGTCAGCAGTTGCGCGCGATCAATCAGAAGTTCCTCTGCTGATACAGCGTATCTGGTTTTCTGGTAGTTGCGGAAGCCGTCCGCTTTCGGTTCGAGGACACCGAATAACCTTTCGTCGGTTTGCTTCTGCGAGGCGTCCATGCGTCCCGGTGTGAAGGGGACCGTCACCTTGTGACCGGCATTCTTCGCAGCCTGTTCTACACCAGCGCATCCGGCCAGAACGATCAGATCAGCCAGTGATATCTTCTTGCCGCCGGACTGCTCACGGTTGAACGCGCGCTGAATGCGCTCCAGGGTCCTGAGTACCTTTGACAGCCGGTCAGGCTCGTTGACTTCCCAATCCTTCTGAGGCGCCAGACGAATGCGGGCACCATTCGCACCGCCGCGCTTGTCGGAGCCGCGGAAGGTGGACGCCGACGCCCATGCGGTCGAAATCAGCTCTGACACAGACAGACTGGAAGACAGGATCTTAGCCTTGAGGTCTGCGATCTCCTTTTTATTTATCAATTTGTGGTTGACGTCAGGTATAGGGTCTTGCCATATGAGCTCTTCTGCCGGTACCTCCGTGCCGAGATAGCGCGAACGCGGGCCCATGTCGCGGTGGGTCAGTTTGAACCAAGCGCGGGCAAAGGCATCCGCTAATTCCCCGGGGTTCTGCAGGTAACGCCGGGCGATCAGCTCGTAGATCGGGTCGAAGCGGAGCGAGAGGTCGGCCGTGGTCATCATGGGCCTATGCTTCTTCGACGGATCATGAGCGTCAACTACCATGTCCTCTTCTTCTACGTCCTTTGCCAGCCACTGATGCGCGCCAGCCGGGCTCTTGACCAGTTCCCACTCATATTTAAACATCACCTTTAAATAACCCATGTCCCATCTGGTCGGGTTGGGCTTCCAGGCGCCTTCGAGGCCGCTGCTGATAGTATCACCGCCTTTCCCGCTGCCGAAGCTGCTTTTCCATCCGAGGCCCTGCTCTTCAATCGGGGCGGCTTCAGGTTCAGGGCCAACATGCGAAGCAGGGGCGGCGCCGTGACACTTACCAAACGTGTGACCGCCCGCAACAAGCGCGACAGTCTCTTCATCGTTCATTGCCATGCGCCCGAAGGTCTCCCGAACATCACGTCCGGAGGCAACAGGATCAGGGTTGCCGTTCGGCCCTTCCGGATTCACGTAGATCAGTCCCATCTGAACGGCAGCGAGAGGGTTCTCGAGTTTCCGGTCACTGCTATAGCGCTTGTCACCAAGCCACTTGTCCTCAGAGCCCCAATAAATATCCTTTTCCGGCTCCCATACGTCTACACGCCCGCCTGCGAAGCCGAATGTCTTAAAGCCCATCGACTCCAGCGCGACATTGCCGGCGAGGACCATGAGATCGGCCCAAGAGATATTCCTTCCGTATTTTTGTTTGATCGGCCAAAGCAATCGGCGCGCCTTGTCGAGATTCACATTGTCAGGCCAGCTGTTAAGAGGTGCAAGGCGCTGACTGCCTGAACCTGCTCCTCCACGGCCGTCACCCACGCGATAGGTGCCTGCGCTGTGCCATGCCATCCTGATGAAGAGCCCTCCGTAATGACCGTAGTCAGCCGGCCACCAGTCCTGTGAATCGGTCATCAGCGCGAGGAGGTCTTTCTTAACCGCAGCAAGATCGAGTTTTCTGAATTCTTCTGCGTAATCAAAATCCTCCCCCATAGGATTCGATTTAGAGGAATGCTGGTGCAGAATATGAAGGTCCAACTGGTTCGGCCACCAGTCCCGGTTCGACATTCCTCCACTGGCTGCTTGTCTGATAATTTTTCCCGATACCGGGCTCTTGCTATCTTCATTCATGATGATTCCTCCCTTCAATAATTAAGGACACAGAGCGTGTCTGAAAACTTAGACACCTGAAGTCACCTGTTGATGGTGTCACGAGAATATAAGTTTGTTACATCGTTAAAGGCAATTGTACTACTTATGGTCGTAAAGTCAACAAAGGACAAAAAAGTGGACACATCCCCTGTTTTTACTATCATTTTACTTTTTCGGTATGCCTGGAGACTTCAATAAAAAATCCATCTGAAATTGCTTTTCTATGTTACTAACTGTGCGGGTCCGGGCTTGAAGCAGCTCACCACGAATATTCACTCACAACCTGGAACGAGCTTACATGGATACATTTGCTTATTTTCACAAGTATCAGTGCTGTTGAAGAAGCGTTTACAAATGCCCTGAGCCGGGGATGCTTATTAGTGAATATTTCAGCAAGCTCATCTCTCCCGGCTCCTTGCCTGATTACTTTTGCACTTCCTGAAATTGAAATCAATTCTGTCTTCATATAATCACCTGCAGTATTTGAGCGGGTATCGATCAGGAGAGATACATTCCTGTTTTTTGCAATATTACTGAACTTTTTTGTTTTACGCGGGGTAGCAAACACAAGCCCTTTCATGTCAGGGGTGACTGCAAATGCTACCAATGACGTATACGGTTCATTATCAGATGCGGTTGCGAGCACGGCGTGAGGCTGTTTCCTGTTCAATACGGCAAGCCTGCCCGGCACGTCCTCAGAGCCCTGTTTGACCGTAACAGGAATTGCTTTGCTGACACTTTTTGTTTTTTTAGTTATCATTTTGTGTTATATACGCCCGTACATCAAATTTACCTTTACAGCCATTATAGCTCATATAACGTATCTTGCCGAATATCCTGCGGTCATTCCATGCCCTGTCATGTACCCCCCCGATGCTCCATGCAATCCCTGTATACCCGTTCGGATCGCGTCCGTCAAGTTCGTATTTGTCATTAAGATGAATAGCGGTCTCAAGCGCTTCTTCAGGAGATGAAGACCATTCAAGTATTTTCTTCGCCCAGTACATTCTCATATAACCATGCATCTTTCCCCGCTTTACCATTTCCATCTGCGCCGCGTTCCAGAGGTCATCATGAGTTTGCGCGTTCTCGAACTTCTTTAATGAATAAATATACTCACGCCTGTCCTTCCTGTGAGCATTGAGCGAGCGCTGAGACCATTCCGGGAAACCCGCGAATGAATCATAGTGATCATTGTAATAACAAAAATTATCGGACAGTTCCCGCCTCACGATCAGTTCCTCAAGAAAAGCCTCTTTGGATTTTGCCGGGCAATCCGCGTTATCCGCCTCAAGCGCTGCCCTCTGGGCAGACAACTGTCCGAAGTGCAGATACGGTGAAAGGTTAGACTGCCCGTCTCTGGACGGGTCATTTCTCATATCAGCATATTGCGGCAGTTTTTTATTAATAAAAATTTTCAATGCTTTCAAAGCTGCCTTTTCACCCGGAACGATCCAGTCTGCCTCAGATACTGAATGGTCTGTATTCAGGGTCTTAATCGCCTTTTCCCAATCAACATCAGAAAGGCGTCTGGTCAACGTAAAAGGATGTTTTCTGATCTTCGGGAAGTCTTCAAGGAATTCAGACAGCGCCCTCATTATCTTTGGCCTGAATGTGTATGCTGCGTATTCCTGCTTGGGTGACGCGATCCAGCAGGGCACGATATTATGAGCGTCAACCTCATATAATGGAATGTTTATCTTTAGCGAGGCATTGTCTTTCCATTTCCTCTTGATCCTCAGAGGATCAAAATCGGTGATAAGAACGCTGCTATTATTTCTTGTGATAAAAGAAGGAATCTCTTCTTCCGGATTACCGGCAAGCAGATGAAAGTAGATATTCTTCTTTCTAAGTGTTGAGTCGACTTCCCGCAGCCCTCTTAGCATAAAGCCGTAATGCCGGATCGTCGCGTTTAGAAAAGAAGGCGCCAGACAGAAGACAACGGCAAGCGGTGCTTTACGTTCTATCGCTGTTTGCTGGGCGAACAGGAGCGCCCAGTTGTCCTGTACACGCTGGTCACGGCTCATCCAGTAAACAACGGGGCCTGTTCCGCCTTTTCCATCCTTGTTGATTCTTGCCCGTTTCTGATTCATTATTTATTACAAGACAGAATGTTTCACTTCACCATAACGAGATACCACACTAACAAGAAGACTTCGCTCCACCACCCGATGAATGACACAATAAAACTTAATACAATCTTAACCTGAAGGGAATCAGGCAAAAGTTCACCTGCCCTGCCTTCACGTTCACGCTTCAGGATATAAGGGCTTACGTAAAAAGAAAGAAACAATCCATTCAAAACAAGCGCAACCGCTATGATCGCCTGCAGTAACGGTATCCCGGCGAGACCGCTGTCACGATAAGTTATAAGTGCCCCTGAAGTTGCCAGGAACAGGCCTATCCATATCAATGGCTTGGTGACCTTATGCGTCCTGGTCGTAGCTTCTGTCCAGTATGCTGATCTCCTTCCCAGCGCACCATGTATATCAATGACAGTTACCGCTCCTAAACCAACAATGAATCCTGCAATGAATATAAAAATACCGATGATATCAAGCCATGGGACCGGTCTGCTGTCAGTTTGCAATGCTGTAAAAAGCAAGCTTTCCATTTGTTCAGCCCTCCCTCACATGATGCGAAAAAATATAAATTGCCTGTTCAACTAAATCTTATCAGCTTTATGATCTGATTTCCATTCTATTTGTAAATTACATGTCATGTGATACACTTATATCATGAACGATCTATCCTTCACTCCTGAAGACAGAGTGCTTGTCCTCGGTGCAACCGGGTTTATCGGGAGCAGACTAATAAAGGTGCTTGCAAAAAAGGACATCAAAATGCGCCTCCTTGTGCGCAGTACTTCAAAAGCTTCCGCCCTTGTTCCAAAGAACTCCGATATAGAGATCATCGAAGGAGACATTCTGAAAAATGAGAATCTCGGGGAAGCCATGAAGGGCATTCATTCCGCGTATTATCTAATTCACTCCATGGGAGGTAAACTCTTCTCACAACGCTTGGATTTTGCTGAGAAGGACAAACAGGCTGCGGGGAACTTGGTTAAGGCATCGGACACTGCAGGGCTTAAGCGGATCATATATCTCGGCGGTCTCGGTGAGACCGGAGACAATCTCTCGGATCATCTTAGGAGCAGATTGGATGTCGCAAAGATACTCTCTAAAGGGAAAGCCGGAGTAACATTCCTTCGCGCCGCTGTAATAATCGGCGCGGGAGGCGCATCTTATGAAATGCTGCGCTATCTCGTGGAGCGTTTGCCGGTCATGGTGACTCCCCGCTGGATTGACACAAAGATCCAGCCTGTAGCCGTCCGTGATGTTCTCGACTATCTCGTTGGTTGTCTGCTGAATCCGGACACAGCAGGAAAAACATTCGATATCGGGGGACCGGAGATTCTTACCTACAGGGAAATGATGAACCAGTATGCGGAGGCGCGGGGGATCACAAAGAGATTGATTATAACTATTCCGCTTTTGACCCCGAAGCTTTCTTCATACTGGGTAGACCTCGTAACACCGGTGCCAGCGGGCATTGCCCATCCGCTTATCGAGGGATTGAAGAATGAGGTCATCTGCAGGGATAACAGAATAGATGAATTCTTTCCCATAGAGAAAACTCCTTTTCGGGAGGCTATTAAGATCGCTATTTCCGAAGAAAAGACAGGGCCGGGAGTTACAGGGTTTTAACATCATATCAATCCGCCTCCCTAATATTCATTTACTTCATCATTCCGGACTATTGATTATTTGGTGTGATAGTTAGTCATGCATCTCTTAACAATCAAAATTCTTTACACGCTCGCTTTGTTAGCAGAAGCAACTTTCCTTCGATTGAATGAGAATCACTCTTTTAACCTGTTATCATCGAATATAAAGTCCCCACAGATTACTGACTTGCAGGTATTATGAATAACAGCGAGCATTGCTGAAACGTCACGATATCCGGCAGATATCGTTGACCATCAATCTGTAATTCAAATTGACAATAGCTTGGGGGATTTCGATGGATTTGATATATCAGAAAACTCACGTTCATGCCGAATCCTATTTTCCCCCTCCCTCGGCTTCCAAAGATTTAACAGATTTCAAATTCTGTACGAGTTGAACCGTCCGTCGAAGAGTTTCAGGTATCGAATGCAAATACCGGTTCGTTGTTTCGATATTCTTATGCCCCATTATGTCCATCACTGATTTTATGTCCGCGCCGGCCCAGAGGGCATGAGTGGCGAATGTATGGCGTATCATGTTGGGGGTGACGTGATTATTCAGTCCTGCTTTTTCTGAAGCGGTCTTGAGGGACCGTTGAATGGATCTCACTGGGGTATCTGTGGTAGAAAATACCCACCTGCCTTTTTTAGCCTTGAAAAGGTCTTTTAGAATTTCCAGCGCCTCATCGCATAAAGGGATGGTCCTCTCTTCGTTAGTCTTGGGTTTCCAATCGCCCTTCCCTTGCAC
This portion of the Nitrospirota bacterium genome encodes:
- a CDS encoding deoxyribodipyrimidine photo-lyase, whose product is MNQKRARINKDGKGGTGPVVYWMSRDQRVQDNWALLFAQQTAIERKAPLAVVFCLAPSFLNATIRHYGFMLRGLREVDSTLRKKNIYFHLLAGNPEEEIPSFITRNNSSVLITDFDPLRIKRKWKDNASLKINIPLYEVDAHNIVPCWIASPKQEYAAYTFRPKIMRALSEFLEDFPKIRKHPFTLTRRLSDVDWEKAIKTLNTDHSVSEADWIVPGEKAALKALKIFINKKLPQYADMRNDPSRDGQSNLSPYLHFGQLSAQRAALEADNADCPAKSKEAFLEELIVRRELSDNFCYYNDHYDSFAGFPEWSQRSLNAHRKDRREYIYSLKKFENAQTHDDLWNAAQMEMVKRGKMHGYMRMYWAKKILEWSSSPEEALETAIHLNDKYELDGRDPNGYTGIAWSIGGVHDRAWNDRRIFGKIRYMSYNGCKGKFDVRAYITQNDN
- the katG gene encoding catalase/peroxidase HPI, with protein sequence MNEDSKSPVSGKIIRQAASGGMSNRDWWPNQLDLHILHQHSSKSNPMGEDFDYAEEFRKLDLAAVKKDLLALMTDSQDWWPADYGHYGGLFIRMAWHSAGTYRVGDGRGGAGSGSQRLAPLNSWPDNVNLDKARRLLWPIKQKYGRNISWADLMVLAGNVALESMGFKTFGFAGGRVDVWEPEKDIYWGSEDKWLGDKRYSSDRKLENPLAAVQMGLIYVNPEGPNGNPDPVASGRDVRETFGRMAMNDEETVALVAGGHTFGKCHGAAPASHVGPEPEAAPIEEQGLGWKSSFGSGKGGDTISSGLEGAWKPNPTRWDMGYLKVMFKYEWELVKSPAGAHQWLAKDVEEEDMVVDAHDPSKKHRPMMTTADLSLRFDPIYELIARRYLQNPGELADAFARAWFKLTHRDMGPRSRYLGTEVPAEELIWQDPIPDVNHKLINKKEIADLKAKILSSSLSVSELISTAWASASTFRGSDKRGGANGARIRLAPQKDWEVNEPDRLSKVLRTLERIQRAFNREQSGGKKISLADLIVLAGCAGVEQAAKNAGHKVTVPFTPGRMDASQKQTDERLFGVLEPKADGFRNYQKTRYAVSAEELLIDRAQLLTLTAPEMTVLIGGMRVLNANFGGSQHGVFTKRPGALTNDFFVNLLDMSSVWNKTAQDDDVFEGRDRATGALKWTATRVDLIFGSNSQLRAIAEVYACEDSQEKFTNDFVAAWNKVMNLDRFDLA
- a CDS encoding pyridoxamine 5'-phosphate oxidase family protein gives rise to the protein MITKKTKSVSKAIPVTVKQGSEDVPGRLAVLNRKQPHAVLATASDNEPYTSLVAFAVTPDMKGLVFATPRKTKKFSNIAKNRNVSLLIDTRSNTAGDYMKTELISISGSAKVIRQGAGRDELAEIFTNKHPRLRAFVNASSTALILVKISKCIHVSSFQVVSEYSW
- a CDS encoding NAD(P)H-binding protein: MNDLSFTPEDRVLVLGATGFIGSRLIKVLAKKDIKMRLLVRSTSKASALVPKNSDIEIIEGDILKNENLGEAMKGIHSAYYLIHSMGGKLFSQRLDFAEKDKQAAGNLVKASDTAGLKRIIYLGGLGETGDNLSDHLRSRLDVAKILSKGKAGVTFLRAAVIIGAGGASYEMLRYLVERLPVMVTPRWIDTKIQPVAVRDVLDYLVGCLLNPDTAGKTFDIGGPEILTYREMMNQYAEARGITKRLIITIPLLTPKLSSYWVDLVTPVPAGIAHPLIEGLKNEVICRDNRIDEFFPIEKTPFREAIKIAISEEKTGPGVTGF